One Bacillota bacterium genomic region harbors:
- a CDS encoding response regulator translates to MEKDRIRVLIAEDSAVWRSALRAMLAGSGEVEVVGEAEDGPKAVAMAVTLRPDVMVVDLRLPGMDGAEVAEAVRGQVATAVVVVSVESTPDDFRRAMRAGARDYLVKPFSAEELLTAIRAAGEGIGDLPATPLPASGALTVVFFGSGGVGKTTLAVNLASWLALRGRKTVLMDLDLEFGVAAVLMGVEPRTSIVDLCRREGEITEDVVWKAVTPGSSGLPGLLAAPPEPHLAAEVDGEARKEPGRPYVSEVISRLRRLCDYLVVDTESTFREATLMALDSAQVIMLVTTAEIPALYRTGRLLDVLLGKLGYPAEKVRLVLNRYDPQRSIKLEQISRGLDHPVSYVIPADEPTIAAAADRGQPFVLKRGRSEAARALVTMGESLAGPVYGQAGTVAESPAEASTRRPAGERQRRGALAPGQAAERRPSVYQRLLSVGRGPGEWVRWLGGGL, encoded by the coding sequence GTGGAAAAAGACAGGATCCGGGTCCTGATTGCGGAGGATTCTGCTGTCTGGCGGAGTGCCCTGAGGGCCATGCTGGCGGGTTCGGGGGAAGTGGAGGTAGTGGGGGAGGCCGAGGACGGACCGAAAGCCGTTGCCATGGCCGTGACCCTGCGGCCTGACGTGATGGTGGTGGACCTGCGTCTTCCCGGCATGGATGGTGCAGAGGTGGCGGAGGCCGTACGCGGCCAGGTTGCCACCGCCGTGGTCGTGGTATCCGTGGAGTCAACTCCCGATGACTTCCGCAGGGCCATGCGGGCAGGGGCAAGAGATTATCTGGTTAAGCCTTTCAGTGCGGAGGAGTTGCTCACCGCCATCAGGGCTGCCGGGGAAGGCATCGGCGATCTCCCTGCCACTCCGCTCCCCGCATCGGGAGCCCTCACCGTGGTGTTCTTCGGTTCAGGAGGGGTGGGGAAGACCACCCTGGCCGTCAACCTGGCGTCCTGGCTGGCTTTGCGCGGACGCAAGACGGTTCTGATGGACCTGGATCTGGAGTTTGGAGTGGCGGCCGTCCTGATGGGCGTGGAGCCGCGCACCAGCATCGTGGACCTCTGCCGCCGCGAGGGAGAGATCACAGAGGACGTGGTCTGGAAAGCTGTCACGCCGGGTTCGTCGGGTCTTCCCGGCCTGCTGGCGGCGCCACCGGAACCACACCTGGCGGCGGAGGTGGACGGAGAGGCCCGCAAGGAACCGGGCCGGCCCTACGTTTCGGAGGTAATCTCACGTCTGCGCCGGCTTTGTGACTACCTGGTTGTGGACACAGAGAGCACCTTTCGCGAGGCTACGCTGATGGCCCTCGATTCTGCCCAGGTCATCATGCTGGTCACCACCGCCGAGATCCCTGCGCTGTACCGCACGGGGCGATTGCTGGACGTCCTGTTGGGTAAGCTGGGATACCCCGCCGAAAAGGTACGGCTGGTGCTGAACCGCTACGATCCCCAGCGGTCCATCAAGCTGGAACAGATATCTCGCGGTCTGGATCATCCCGTCTCGTACGTTATCCCTGCGGACGAGCCCACGATAGCAGCGGCTGCGGACCGGGGCCAACCCTTCGTGCTCAAGAGGGGCCGTAGCGAGGCAGCCCGTGCCCTGGTCACGATGGGAGAGAGCCTGGCAGGGCCGGTTTATGGGCAGGCAGGCACGGTGGCGGAGAGCCCGGCTGAAGCCTCTACCCGGAGGCCGGCCGGTGAACGACAGCGCAGGGGGGCGCTTGCGCCCGGGCAAGCCGCGGAGCGCCGTCCCTCTGTCTACCAGCGACTGCTCTCGGTGGGGCGGGGGCCGGGAGAATGGGTCAGGTGGTTGGGAGGCGGACTATGA
- a CDS encoding sensor histidine kinase — MKGTDGDEGQVALVKEKASGPPAARGEEELGSGELQALERIIQETISAIDRSRAQIYAIAESARAEYDKVKGELQEVRKQVAAQILLVDQLYQQERAARVTLMQVSSNLSAFSEDAVQAAYQRAVETRAQLLVAQEKEKELRRRRDELERRFRGLEQAVRRAEELVAQVGVVLGYLSGNLRDLTAQVGSWQERFRLGLSLLRAQEDERRRLAREIHDGPAQAMAAALMRAEVCSRFLGEDPVRAQRELGDLKELLGTCLFDLRRIIFDLRPMSLDELGLVPAIRSWLGGWQQRTGLEVRLEVRGAERRLPAAVEIALFRVLQEALNNVWKHAGVGTAAVSLHVGKDQVRLVVYDRGKGFDPAALPPETFGLAGMRERVQFLGGKWWIRSCVGRGTQVGAEIPLPPE, encoded by the coding sequence ATGAAGGGAACAGACGGCGACGAAGGGCAGGTGGCCCTGGTGAAAGAAAAGGCAAGCGGTCCGCCCGCGGCCCGTGGCGAGGAGGAGCTGGGAAGCGGGGAACTGCAAGCGCTGGAAAGGATCATCCAGGAAACCATCTCGGCGATCGATCGCAGCCGGGCCCAGATCTACGCCATCGCTGAGTCCGCGCGCGCCGAGTACGATAAAGTTAAGGGGGAACTGCAAGAGGTCCGCAAGCAGGTGGCGGCGCAGATCCTGCTGGTTGACCAGCTCTACCAGCAGGAGCGGGCGGCCCGCGTCACCCTCATGCAGGTCAGTTCCAATCTCAGCGCCTTCAGCGAAGACGCGGTCCAGGCCGCTTACCAGAGGGCAGTCGAGACCCGCGCCCAGTTGCTGGTGGCCCAGGAGAAGGAAAAGGAACTGCGGCGCCGGCGGGATGAACTGGAGCGGCGTTTTCGGGGCCTGGAGCAGGCGGTCCGGCGGGCGGAGGAGCTGGTGGCACAGGTGGGCGTCGTGCTGGGCTACCTGAGCGGCAACCTGCGCGACCTCACTGCTCAGGTGGGGTCCTGGCAGGAGCGTTTCAGACTGGGTCTCAGCCTGCTCAGGGCCCAGGAGGACGAGCGGCGGCGGCTGGCCCGGGAGATCCACGACGGGCCTGCCCAGGCCATGGCCGCTGCCCTCATGCGCGCGGAGGTGTGCAGCCGGTTCCTGGGTGAGGATCCGGTGCGGGCCCAGCGTGAACTGGGCGACCTCAAGGAGCTGTTGGGAACGTGTCTTTTCGATCTCCGCCGCATCATCTTCGACTTGCGTCCCATGAGCCTGGACGAGCTGGGGCTCGTGCCCGCGATCCGATCCTGGCTGGGGGGCTGGCAGCAGCGAACCGGGCTGGAGGTCAGGCTGGAGGTGCGGGGCGCGGAGCGGAGGCTGCCTGCGGCGGTGGAAATCGCCCTGTTTCGGGTCCTTCAGGAGGCACTCAACAACGTGTGGAAACACGCGGGAGTGGGTACAGCGGCGGTGTCCCTCCACGTGGGCAAGGATCAGGTGCGCCTGGTGGTGTACGATCGGGGGAAGGGATTCGACCCCGCTGCCCTGCCGCCGGAGACCTTCGGGCTGGCGGGGATGAGGGAGAGAGTACAGTTCCTGGGCGGCAAGTGGTGGATCAGGTCCTGCGTGGGTCGGGGAACCCAGGTGGGGGCGGAGATCCCCCTGCCCCCGGAGTAG
- a CDS encoding response regulator transcription factor, translated as MEIAVLVADDHPLVRQGLRAVLELEPSFRVVAEASDGKDAVEKAAQMPSGVVVLDISMPGLSGIEVARAIRQARPELGIVLLTIHDETQYLQEALRAGVNGYVLKEADPSVLVDAVRAASRGQLFIHSAVAQKLASIPCRHGERGGPGGLSAREWEIVGLLAQGFGTSEIARRLYVTPKTVKNHLSNIYSKLGVKGRSEMLALCYQKGWLIPARRA; from the coding sequence GTGGAAATCGCGGTACTGGTAGCCGACGACCATCCTCTGGTCCGCCAGGGTCTGCGTGCAGTGCTGGAGTTGGAACCGTCCTTTCGGGTGGTGGCGGAGGCCTCCGATGGGAAGGATGCTGTGGAGAAGGCCGCCCAGATGCCGTCGGGTGTGGTGGTGCTGGACATCAGTATGCCGGGCCTGAGCGGCATCGAGGTGGCGAGAGCCATCCGCCAGGCCCGGCCCGAGCTGGGCATCGTCCTCCTCACCATCCACGACGAGACTCAGTACCTGCAGGAGGCCCTGCGGGCGGGTGTGAACGGATACGTGCTGAAGGAAGCAGACCCCTCCGTTTTGGTAGACGCCGTCCGAGCAGCCTCTCGCGGTCAACTTTTCATTCATTCCGCCGTCGCCCAAAAACTCGCCAGCATTCCCTGCCGACATGGGGAAAGGGGGGGTCCGGGCGGGTTATCCGCCCGGGAATGGGAAATCGTTGGTTTGCTCGCCCAGGGCTTCGGTACCTCTGAAATAGCGCGCAGGCTCTACGTAACGCCCAAAACGGTCAAGAACCACCTGAGCAACATTTACAGCAAGCTGGGAGTGAAAGGCCGCTCGGAGATGCTGGCGTTGTGTTACCAGAAGGGGTGGCTGATACCCGCCCGGAGAGCCTGA
- the cpaB gene encoding Flp pilus assembly protein CpaB, which yields MTRRQVLKLVLLPVLVGLVAVSGTYALVQRVAPEPPEEVQVVAAARAVAAGTTLAASDLVLKAVPPALTGPETMSDLSQVVGKVTRVPLVPGELVFRSKLVLPGGGAGLGTHVPPGYRAVTVAADEVKAVAGLLQPGDRVDVIATFSQEVAGAEKTRLLLEDVQVLAVGKATEVAAGGRDAGELRSVTLAVTPEQAIALTLAEETGRIRLALRPVAGEWTRGEIELTTSSFAAGGTARLRPSAGPPFRGTAAVFEVPSPLLTTLGLGPRWPPGMGERDAAFLRALDSLVSTGKARVVARRDLVGGSGAPVRWELESSVPVTGRGSLSWLNYGFSLEVLVAGADNRSRSLTGVAQLRYLDIPKERAEVAGDGSGVAYPIEEVRPGAERLTANISLGAGNCLIVYGLLGPQCLTAPEGFSRLALPAVLRSEQVIRGNSEMLVLLWVGP from the coding sequence ATGACGCGCAGGCAGGTACTGAAGCTCGTTCTGCTTCCCGTACTTGTGGGGCTGGTTGCCGTGTCGGGGACATACGCCCTGGTACAAAGGGTGGCCCCGGAGCCTCCGGAAGAGGTCCAGGTGGTCGCAGCAGCCCGGGCGGTGGCGGCGGGGACCACCCTGGCGGCGTCCGACCTGGTCTTGAAGGCAGTACCCCCCGCTCTCACCGGACCGGAGACAATGAGCGACCTGAGCCAGGTGGTGGGGAAGGTGACCCGGGTTCCCTTGGTGCCGGGTGAACTGGTGTTCCGGAGCAAGCTGGTGCTTCCGGGTGGCGGGGCCGGCCTGGGCACGCACGTCCCTCCCGGGTACCGGGCGGTGACGGTGGCCGCCGACGAAGTGAAGGCGGTTGCGGGGTTGCTCCAGCCGGGTGACCGGGTCGACGTCATCGCCACATTCTCGCAGGAGGTGGCCGGGGCGGAAAAGACTCGCCTGCTTCTGGAAGATGTGCAGGTCCTGGCAGTGGGCAAGGCGACCGAGGTGGCTGCCGGGGGCAGAGACGCCGGGGAGCTGCGTTCGGTGACCCTGGCAGTCACGCCGGAGCAGGCCATCGCTCTCACCCTGGCGGAAGAGACCGGGCGCATCCGCCTGGCCCTGCGCCCGGTGGCAGGGGAGTGGACCCGAGGCGAGATCGAGCTCACCACATCCTCCTTTGCTGCAGGTGGGACTGCCCGGCTCCGGCCTTCCGCCGGGCCCCCCTTCCGCGGGACGGCGGCTGTGTTCGAGGTGCCGTCGCCCCTCCTTACCACTCTCGGGCTGGGGCCGCGATGGCCGCCGGGGATGGGCGAGAGAGACGCAGCTTTCCTCCGTGCACTGGATTCTCTTGTAAGTACGGGGAAGGCTCGTGTGGTTGCCCGGCGCGATCTGGTGGGCGGGTCCGGTGCCCCGGTGCGATGGGAGCTGGAGTCCAGTGTGCCGGTTACGGGCCGCGGGAGCCTGTCATGGCTCAACTACGGTTTTTCGCTTGAGGTGCTGGTGGCAGGCGCTGACAACCGGAGCCGGAGTCTAACCGGCGTAGCCCAGTTGCGATACCTGGATATCCCCAAGGAAAGGGCTGAGGTAGCCGGCGACGGGTCCGGTGTGGCCTACCCGATCGAGGAAGTCCGGCCCGGCGCGGAGCGCCTGACCGCCAACATTTCGCTGGGCGCCGGGAATTGCCTGATCGTGTACGGCCTTCTCGGCCCTCAGTGTCTGACGGCTCCTGAGGGGTTCTCGCGTCTCGCTCTACCGGCAGTCCTCCGTTCCGAGCAGGTCATCCGGGGCAACAGCGAGATGCTGGTTTTGTTGTGGGTTGGCCCGTGA
- a CDS encoding type II secretion system F family protein, with amino-acid sequence MEGYLRLGLLVLSFLAGWAVTYAALAPTEEEALMAKRLQWISRAKKPVHQARAPLRERALAPLLRDLEQVAVRWTPARVRRTLQEKAEQAGRPFPADSLLAAKLLGGVGGLAFAFVWAGAGSGGSRILSLLAWPVVGYCMPDLVLSRVISRRRAAIRKRLPDAIDLLCVSVEAGVGFDGALQKVAAKVPGPLSEELQVYLREVNLGATRADALEHLASRVGLPELKAFAAAIIQAEQLGTGLARALRVQSEEMRRRQKQRAEEQAMQAPVKLVFPLVFCIFPSLLVIILGPAVLRIMGVLFQR; translated from the coding sequence ATGGAAGGATACCTGCGCCTGGGCCTGCTGGTACTCAGTTTTCTCGCGGGATGGGCGGTGACGTACGCCGCCCTTGCCCCCACAGAGGAAGAGGCGTTGATGGCCAAGCGCCTGCAATGGATCAGCCGGGCAAAGAAACCTGTGCACCAGGCCCGAGCTCCTTTGCGGGAACGGGCGCTGGCACCCCTCCTGCGCGACCTGGAGCAGGTAGCAGTGCGCTGGACGCCGGCTCGCGTGCGCAGGACGTTACAGGAGAAGGCGGAGCAGGCGGGGCGTCCTTTCCCTGCCGACAGTTTGCTCGCGGCGAAGCTCTTGGGGGGAGTGGGAGGCCTGGCCTTCGCGTTTGTGTGGGCGGGGGCGGGGTCAGGAGGAAGCCGCATCCTGTCGCTGCTGGCATGGCCCGTCGTGGGATACTGTATGCCCGACCTCGTCCTGTCGCGGGTGATTTCCAGGCGCCGGGCGGCCATCAGGAAGAGGCTTCCGGACGCCATCGACCTGCTCTGCGTTTCGGTCGAGGCCGGGGTGGGGTTTGATGGGGCGCTGCAAAAGGTGGCCGCCAAGGTGCCGGGTCCCTTGAGCGAGGAATTGCAGGTTTACCTGCGGGAAGTCAATCTGGGAGCTACCAGGGCAGACGCGCTCGAGCACCTGGCAAGCCGGGTGGGTCTCCCCGAACTGAAGGCATTTGCGGCGGCCATTATACAGGCCGAGCAACTGGGCACCGGTCTGGCCCGGGCCTTGCGTGTTCAATCGGAGGAGATGCGCAGGCGCCAGAAGCAGAGAGCGGAGGAGCAGGCGATGCAGGCACCGGTGAAGCTGGTGTTCCCGCTGGTGTTTTGCATTTTCCCCTCGCTGCTCGTGATCATACTGGGGCCGGCTGTGTTGCGCATCATGGGGGTGCTGTTCCAGCGGTGA
- a CDS encoding DUF192 domain-containing protein encodes MVWVTNATRGAVLAENALAGESFWVRLRGLLGKRALLPGQGLLMAPCRAVHTFGMRFPIDVVYITQERRVIRVATTMPPNRCGPWVKGSYYVLELPAGTVARTGTVVGDRIEMALAEDVEASVGAVPGVSR; translated from the coding sequence ATGGTGTGGGTCACGAACGCTACCCGGGGGGCTGTGCTCGCGGAGAACGCGCTGGCGGGGGAAAGCTTTTGGGTCCGCTTGCGGGGCTTGCTGGGCAAGCGTGCGCTCCTTCCGGGACAGGGGTTGCTTATGGCACCCTGCCGTGCCGTACACACCTTTGGCATGAGGTTTCCCATCGATGTGGTCTACATTACCCAGGAGCGACGGGTGATCCGGGTCGCCACCACGATGCCACCGAACCGTTGCGGGCCCTGGGTGAAAGGCAGCTATTACGTGCTCGAGCTCCCCGCGGGTACGGTGGCGCGGACCGGTACCGTGGTGGGTGACCGGATCGAGATGGCCCTGGCGGAAGATGTGGAGGCGAGCGTGGGAGCCGTCCCCGGCGTCAGTCGCTGA
- a CDS encoding type II secretion system F family protein produces the protein MTIFHLLVCVFMTAALATLWAIWPHGATPRTGWERARRREEAAPAGRTSGGRVGIKHRVFAVVGRAAARLGRGAAGRVSPKGLESALLRAGIDLAPAEFCVLTLIAVLMGAALGLFWRDPIVALCGAAGGAALPAAWLRLRLQRRVASFERQLPDALVMIAGALRAGQSFLQAVDAVGQQITAPLGPELSRVVQETRVNVPLEDALRRLAARVGSSDLDLVVAAVMVQREAGGNLAQVIERVSQTIRERMRLRGEIRTLTAQGRLSGIIIGSLPLALGVMIRWLNPEYLDVMINSAPGQFMLAVCGVLSVVGFLIIRKLVSVDM, from the coding sequence GTGACGATCTTCCATCTGCTCGTCTGCGTATTCATGACTGCTGCTCTTGCAACCCTGTGGGCCATCTGGCCGCACGGCGCCACCCCGCGGACGGGGTGGGAGAGGGCCCGCCGGCGGGAAGAGGCGGCCCCGGCAGGTCGCACCTCGGGCGGGCGCGTGGGAATCAAGCACCGTGTGTTCGCGGTAGTGGGTAGGGCAGCTGCCCGACTGGGCCGGGGCGCCGCTGGGCGCGTCTCGCCAAAGGGCCTGGAGAGCGCCCTGCTGCGGGCGGGCATCGACCTTGCGCCGGCCGAGTTCTGCGTTCTGACCCTGATCGCCGTGCTCATGGGTGCCGCGCTGGGCCTGTTCTGGCGCGATCCTATCGTGGCTTTGTGCGGTGCCGCGGGAGGGGCGGCTCTTCCGGCGGCGTGGCTCAGGCTGCGTTTGCAGAGGCGGGTGGCATCCTTTGAGCGCCAGCTCCCCGATGCCCTGGTGATGATCGCGGGGGCATTGCGCGCCGGCCAATCCTTCCTGCAGGCGGTCGATGCGGTGGGCCAGCAGATCACAGCCCCCCTGGGCCCGGAGTTGTCCCGGGTGGTGCAGGAAACGCGGGTGAACGTCCCCCTTGAAGACGCCCTCCGCCGCCTGGCAGCGCGGGTGGGCAGTTCCGACCTCGACCTGGTCGTCGCCGCCGTGATGGTGCAGAGAGAGGCAGGTGGCAACCTGGCCCAGGTGATCGAGCGGGTGAGCCAGACCATCCGGGAACGGATGCGCCTCCGCGGGGAGATCCGAACGCTCACCGCTCAGGGGCGGCTGTCCGGCATCATCATTGGCTCTTTGCCCCTCGCGTTGGGGGTGATGATACGGTGGCTCAACCCCGAGTACCTCGACGTGATGATTAACAGCGCCCCGGGGCAGTTCATGCTGGCGGTCTGCGGTGTGCTGTCCGTGGTTGGCTTCCTCATCATCCGCAAGTTGGTAAGCGTGGACATGTGA
- a CDS encoding CpaF family protein, with protein MSLYRRVVERGDPSPVQKYIPRGASFQPGQGSEQEAPKQRCAPPPAGEQQQAAVAALRAKAQARLLERLAARKEQAAPGPEVREVILEVLGEEGVPPLEQDGLADVIAASIVGYGPIQAFLDDPTVTEVMVNGPHQVYIERNGRIEPTSVRFSGPKEVLDLIERIVAPLGRRIDEASPMVDARLPDGSRVNAIIPPVAVTGPTLTIRKFSREPLTASDLVRLATMDDRICQFLRAAVLARLNIVVSGGTGSGKTTTLNVLSSFIPRHERIITIEDAAELKLQQEHVVSLEARPPNLEGAGEITIRQLVRNALRMRPDRIVVGEVRTGEALDMLQAMNTGHDGSMTTVHANSPRDLLSRLETMVLMAGMDLPLRAVREQIAAALDLIIHQARLKDGTRRITHVTEVQGMEGDVIVLQDIFRLDITGVGPDGKLQAVHRPTGMVPRFWDRLSASGVELPPGLFDPDGRDVR; from the coding sequence ATGAGCCTTTATCGCCGTGTGGTCGAGAGGGGCGATCCCTCGCCGGTCCAGAAATACATTCCTCGCGGGGCCTCGTTCCAGCCAGGTCAGGGAAGCGAGCAGGAGGCCCCCAAGCAACGTTGTGCCCCACCCCCGGCGGGAGAACAACAGCAGGCGGCGGTGGCCGCTCTCAGGGCCAAGGCCCAGGCCAGATTGCTGGAGCGCCTGGCGGCCCGCAAGGAGCAAGCCGCGCCTGGCCCGGAGGTGCGAGAGGTAATCCTGGAGGTACTGGGCGAAGAAGGGGTGCCGCCCCTCGAGCAGGACGGCCTCGCTGATGTGATCGCCGCCAGTATAGTAGGATACGGGCCCATTCAGGCGTTCCTCGATGACCCTACGGTGACGGAGGTCATGGTGAACGGGCCGCACCAGGTGTACATCGAAAGGAACGGGCGCATCGAGCCTACTTCCGTCCGTTTCTCCGGACCGAAGGAAGTGCTGGACCTCATCGAGCGCATCGTGGCTCCCCTGGGTCGGCGCATTGATGAGGCTTCCCCCATGGTGGATGCCCGCCTGCCGGATGGGTCCCGGGTCAACGCCATCATACCGCCGGTGGCCGTAACCGGCCCCACCCTGACCATACGCAAGTTCAGCCGGGAACCTTTGACCGCGTCCGATCTGGTGCGGTTGGCCACCATGGACGATCGCATATGTCAGTTCCTGCGCGCGGCGGTCCTGGCACGCCTGAACATCGTGGTGTCCGGGGGGACCGGGAGCGGAAAAACCACCACGCTCAACGTCCTTTCATCCTTCATCCCCCGGCACGAACGCATCATCACCATCGAGGACGCGGCCGAGTTGAAGCTGCAGCAGGAGCATGTGGTCTCGCTGGAGGCGCGGCCGCCCAACCTGGAAGGTGCGGGGGAGATCACCATCCGGCAACTGGTGCGCAATGCCCTGCGCATGAGGCCGGACCGCATCGTAGTGGGGGAGGTCCGCACCGGGGAGGCGCTGGACATGCTCCAGGCCATGAATACCGGTCACGACGGCTCCATGACCACCGTACACGCCAATTCGCCCCGGGACCTGCTCTCGCGACTGGAGACCATGGTGCTCATGGCCGGGATGGACCTGCCCTTGCGGGCGGTGCGGGAGCAGATAGCGGCAGCCCTGGATCTGATCATCCACCAGGCGCGCCTCAAAGACGGTACCCGCCGGATCACCCACGTGACAGAGGTGCAGGGGATGGAAGGGGATGTGATCGTACTCCAGGACATATTCCGGCTGGACATAACCGGAGTGGGCCCTGATGGGAAGCTGCAGGCGGTTCACCGGCCCACCGGTATGGTGCCCCGGTTCTGGGACCGGCTGAGCGCCAGCGGGGTGGAACTCCCACCGGGATTGTTCGATCCCGACGGGAGGGATGTGAGGTGA
- a CDS encoding Flp family type IVb pilin produces the protein MLNYLVSWLRARYADEKGQSLVEYGLIIALIAVGVIVALGALGVRLSDLFTGIKEKLALPGP, from the coding sequence ATGCTGAACTACCTGGTCTCGTGGTTGCGGGCGCGTTACGCAGACGAGAAGGGACAGTCGCTGGTGGAGTATGGCCTCATCATCGCCCTCATCGCGGTGGGTGTGATCGTCGCACTGGGTGCGCTGGGCGTCAGGCTGAGCGATCTTTTCACTGGCATCAAGGAGAAGCTTGCCTTGCCAGGACCCTAG
- a CDS encoding Tad domain-containing protein encodes MHGERGYVLVMVALVGASLMGVAALALDAGRGYLARMELQDAVDAAALAGVVELPDNPERAQQVALEYACRHGLTPDQVQVEVMTAREVRGQVAAPGEPPSVVRVSAATDPGTTFAGIWGVAHLPVATWAEAAVAPLAGTRGIVPLGVGDGDFTVGERYALKLAGGEGERGNFHALALGGQGAYNYEKRLAQGWDQVVRVGDRLRTEPGDMSGPTRRAIQARLARARPGETFENFAPESPRLLLVPVVDFSGVQGRDDVPVVGFAWFYLEDCSGTGSDSCVIGRFVRRATAGDLGDWDRARPWHALGVRLIR; translated from the coding sequence GTGCACGGGGAGCGGGGATATGTGCTGGTCATGGTCGCGTTGGTGGGCGCCAGCCTCATGGGGGTGGCTGCGCTGGCCCTGGATGCGGGGCGGGGTTATCTGGCCCGCATGGAGTTGCAGGACGCAGTCGACGCGGCGGCCCTGGCCGGTGTGGTGGAACTTCCCGATAACCCCGAAAGAGCCCAGCAGGTGGCGCTGGAGTACGCTTGCCGCCACGGGCTCACCCCGGACCAGGTGCAGGTGGAAGTCATGACCGCCAGGGAGGTACGCGGCCAGGTGGCCGCACCGGGCGAACCGCCGAGCGTGGTCCGGGTCAGTGCCGCCACAGACCCCGGCACCACCTTCGCGGGGATATGGGGTGTGGCTCACCTGCCTGTTGCTACCTGGGCGGAGGCTGCAGTGGCACCCCTGGCCGGGACGCGGGGGATCGTGCCCCTGGGGGTGGGCGATGGGGATTTTACGGTGGGGGAAAGGTACGCGCTGAAACTGGCCGGGGGTGAAGGGGAGCGCGGGAATTTCCATGCCCTGGCTCTGGGCGGGCAGGGGGCATACAACTACGAAAAAAGACTGGCCCAAGGCTGGGACCAGGTAGTTCGCGTCGGTGACCGGCTCCGGACGGAGCCGGGCGACATGTCCGGCCCGACCCGCCGGGCCATTCAGGCCCGTCTGGCCAGGGCACGTCCCGGAGAAACATTCGAAAATTTTGCTCCGGAGTCTCCGCGCCTGCTTCTGGTACCCGTGGTGGATTTCTCGGGCGTGCAGGGTAGGGACGACGTCCCCGTGGTAGGCTTCGCCTGGTTTTACCTTGAGGACTGCTCCGGGACGGGATCGGACTCGTGCGTCATCGGGCGCTTCGTACGCCGGGCTACCGCGGGGGATCTGGGGGATTGGGACCGGGCACGTCCGTGGCACGCCCTGGGGGTTAGGCTGATCCGCTGA
- a CDS encoding TadE family protein, with protein MNRRPRRENDLAWGEKGQALVELALALPVLVVLLLGILEFGMLLSVYLTVEHAAREGARVGATGAGDEAIVDRVIASCPGLDPSRLEVLITPPASSRFTGGLLEVTVRFAYRPVVGLFEPLLGHLFLVERRVCMRIE; from the coding sequence GTGAACAGGCGACCTCGGCGAGAGAATGATTTGGCCTGGGGGGAGAAGGGACAGGCTCTGGTGGAGCTGGCCCTGGCCCTGCCCGTCCTGGTCGTGCTCCTGCTGGGTATCTTGGAGTTCGGCATGCTCCTCAGCGTATATCTCACGGTGGAACACGCTGCTCGGGAGGGAGCCCGCGTCGGCGCCACGGGAGCCGGCGATGAGGCCATCGTGGACCGTGTGATAGCTTCCTGCCCCGGGCTTGACCCGAGTCGGCTGGAGGTGCTGATAACTCCCCCCGCCTCCTCCAGGTTCACAGGAGGACTCCTTGAGGTGACGGTCCGGTTTGCCTACCGTCCCGTTGTAGGCCTTTTCGAGCCCCTTCTGGGCCACCTGTTTCTGGTAGAGAGGCGGGTCTGCATGCGTATCGAGTGA